From one Methylomonas paludis genomic stretch:
- the murG gene encoding undecaprenyldiphospho-muramoylpentapeptide beta-N-acetylglucosaminyltransferase yields MSGRIIIMAGGTGGHVFPALAVADEMRTQGWQVSWLGTRKGLESRVVPAHGLDIDWLTVDGIRGKGLVSKLLAGLRLIQACLQAWKILRRRQPDVVLGMGGFVAAPGGLIAKLLGIPVIIHEQNRVPGTTNRLLVKLAASKVLEAFPNSFPLTVKAICTGNPLRKAFMTLPQKTVWHPEIGRAFRILIVGGSQGAKVLNDKLPQALATLPNIEVKHQTGAAMQAEVTAHYQELAVAAEVSAFIDDMVEVYQWADLIICRAGAMTVSEVAACGLPAIFVPLINAIDDHQTANARYLTAAGAALLLPQPELNVENLRKAINQVMNSLNTMSQAASNSARYDATQAVVNFCVAEAAI; encoded by the coding sequence ATGAGTGGACGTATCATTATCATGGCCGGCGGTACCGGTGGGCATGTATTTCCGGCCTTAGCTGTTGCTGATGAAATGCGGACACAAGGCTGGCAAGTCAGCTGGTTAGGTACACGCAAAGGTTTGGAAAGCCGGGTCGTGCCGGCCCATGGCTTGGACATAGACTGGTTGACAGTAGATGGTATCCGCGGCAAAGGATTGGTTTCCAAATTATTGGCAGGCTTGCGCTTAATCCAGGCTTGCTTGCAGGCCTGGAAAATATTGCGCCGGCGTCAGCCCGATGTTGTGCTGGGTATGGGTGGATTTGTGGCAGCTCCGGGCGGCTTGATAGCAAAATTGTTGGGCATTCCCGTGATCATACACGAACAGAACCGTGTGCCGGGCACAACTAATCGTTTGCTGGTCAAACTGGCGGCCAGTAAAGTGCTGGAGGCATTTCCAAACAGCTTTCCACTAACAGTCAAAGCCATTTGTACCGGCAATCCCCTGCGGAAAGCCTTCATGACCTTACCGCAAAAAACGGTTTGGCATCCCGAGATCGGTCGCGCCTTCAGAATATTGATCGTTGGCGGTAGTCAGGGAGCCAAGGTTTTAAACGATAAGCTGCCGCAAGCCCTGGCCACATTGCCGAATATCGAAGTTAAGCACCAAACTGGGGCGGCAATGCAGGCTGAAGTCACTGCACACTATCAAGAGTTGGCCGTTGCCGCTGAAGTCAGCGCATTTATAGATGATATGGTTGAGGTCTATCAATGGGCGGATTTAATCATTTGTCGAGCCGGAGCCATGACGGTCAGTGAAGTAGCGGCTTGCGGACTGCCGGCCATATTTGTGCCCTTAATAAATGCCATAGACGATCATCAAACCGCCAATGCCCGCTATTTAACAGCGGCAGGCGCGGCTTTGTTGTTACCGCAACCGGAACTAAATGTCGAAAATTTGCGTAAAGCCATCAATCAAGTAATGAACTCTCTTAATACCATGAGCCAGGCCGCAAGCAATAGCGCCAGATACGATGCCACTCAGGCCGTCGTTAATTTTTGCGTAGCAGAGGCGGCCATATGA
- the murC gene encoding UDP-N-acetylmuramate--L-alanine ligase, with protein MNRPNFQVPSQALGDIEKIHFVGIGGSGMSGIAEVLSNLGYKVSGSDIKESATTQRLTEMGVKVYFDHSATNVFDVDVVVTSSAIDHSNPEITTAYENRIPVIPRAEMLAELMRFRFGIAVAGTHGKTTTTSLTTMMLAEGGLDPTFVIGGRLNSAGSNAKLGLGKYLVAEADESDASFLYLQPMIAVVTNIDQDHMETYGGSYNRLKDTFTKFLHQIPFYGLAVLCSDDAGVRDILPEMSKPVKTYGVNDDADVRAINIKQDGLRTHFTVLRWAKLTPLQVTLNLPGWHNMLNALAAITVATTLGVDDAAIVKSLAEFRGVGRRFQVNGDVNLGKGVVTLVDDYGHHPRELAATLEALRQAWPTRRKVVVFQPHRYTRTRDLFEDFVEVLSSIDVLILLDVYAAGETPITGADSKSLCRSIRVRGQVDPVFVQNRNDLPVILAGILHEDDVILTMGAGNVGQIAAELPQNLAKVLSHE; from the coding sequence ATGAACCGGCCCAATTTTCAAGTACCCAGCCAGGCCTTGGGCGATATAGAAAAAATTCACTTTGTCGGTATCGGCGGCAGTGGCATGAGCGGCATAGCCGAAGTATTGTCTAATCTGGGCTATAAAGTCTCCGGATCGGATATCAAAGAGTCTGCCACGACTCAGCGATTAACTGAAATGGGGGTAAAAGTCTATTTCGATCATAGCGCCACAAATGTCTTCGATGTTGATGTCGTGGTTACTTCCAGTGCCATTGATCATAGTAACCCTGAAATAACCACAGCTTACGAAAACCGAATTCCAGTGATTCCCCGGGCGGAAATGTTGGCCGAATTAATGCGATTCAGATTTGGTATTGCGGTGGCCGGTACTCACGGCAAAACCACTACTACCAGTCTCACCACCATGATGCTGGCCGAAGGCGGTCTGGATCCAACCTTTGTTATCGGTGGACGTCTAAATAGTGCCGGCAGCAACGCCAAGCTGGGCTTAGGTAAATATCTGGTGGCGGAAGCAGACGAAAGCGATGCATCATTTCTGTATTTGCAGCCCATGATCGCCGTGGTTACCAATATAGACCAGGATCATATGGAAACCTATGGCGGTAGTTACAATCGCCTGAAAGACACATTTACCAAATTTCTGCATCAGATACCATTTTATGGCCTGGCAGTCTTGTGCAGTGACGATGCCGGAGTTCGGGACATCCTGCCGGAAATGTCCAAGCCGGTAAAAACCTATGGTGTCAATGATGATGCTGATGTGCGCGCCATTAACATCAAGCAGGATGGCTTGCGTACTCATTTCACCGTCCTGCGCTGGGCTAAGCTAACACCCTTACAAGTAACCCTCAACTTGCCCGGTTGGCATAATATGCTCAATGCTCTGGCGGCGATTACCGTGGCCACTACTTTGGGGGTTGATGACGCTGCCATCGTTAAAAGTTTGGCGGAATTTAGAGGCGTAGGGCGGCGCTTTCAAGTCAATGGTGACGTGAATCTAGGTAAAGGCGTGGTGACACTGGTCGACGATTACGGCCATCATCCCCGCGAATTGGCCGCCACCTTGGAAGCATTGCGTCAAGCTTGGCCAACACGCCGTAAAGTAGTGGTGTTCCAGCCGCACCGTTACACCCGCACCCGTGATTTATTTGAAGATTTTGTCGAAGTGTTGTCCAGTATCGATGTCTTGATTTTGCTGGATGTCTATGCCGCCGGGGAAACACCCATCACAGGGGCAGATAGTAAAAGTTTGTGTCGTTCTATCCGGGTACGAGGTCAAGTGGATCCGGTCTTTGTCCAGAACCGTAATGATTTGCCGGTCATTTTGGCAGGCATCCTCCATGAAGATGATGTCATTTTAACCATGGGGGCCGGAAATGTCGGACAGATCGCGGCTGAATTACCACAAAATCTAGCCAAGGTTTTGAGCCATGAATAA
- the murB gene encoding UDP-N-acetylmuramate dehydrogenase produces MNNSPTLKGSLLKNEPLAKYTSWRVGGPAEQMYIPEDKADLIEFIRQLPADEPVFWIGLGSNLLVRDGGFKGTVINTRNRLKNMKLQGAERVYVESGVPCAHVARYCSDLSLTGAEFLAGIPGTMGGALKMNAGAFGGETWNIVESVELINAQGQVSERAKQDFAIAYRSVQGLEDAWFLSTQLKLSKGDSQASLLQIKDLLEKRNTSQPTNKPTCGSVFKNPPGDYAARLIEACGLKGYQIGGAIVSEKHANFIVNQGNASAVDIETLIEHIQNQVHSQFGISLQTEVCRVGEGL; encoded by the coding sequence ATGAATAATTCCCCGACCTTAAAAGGCTCATTGCTGAAAAATGAACCTTTGGCCAAATATACCAGTTGGCGGGTAGGTGGGCCTGCTGAACAAATGTATATCCCTGAAGATAAGGCTGATCTTATTGAATTTATCCGACAACTGCCGGCAGATGAGCCGGTTTTCTGGATTGGTCTGGGTAGTAATCTTTTGGTGCGGGATGGTGGTTTCAAAGGCACGGTTATTAATACCCGAAATCGTCTGAAAAACATGAAATTGCAAGGTGCTGAACGGGTTTATGTCGAATCCGGCGTACCGTGTGCACATGTTGCCAGATACTGTAGTGATTTAAGTCTGACAGGGGCGGAGTTCCTGGCCGGAATCCCCGGCACCATGGGTGGGGCTTTGAAAATGAATGCCGGCGCATTTGGTGGAGAAACCTGGAATATCGTCGAGAGTGTGGAGCTTATTAATGCCCAAGGCCAAGTTAGTGAACGCGCCAAGCAGGATTTTGCGATTGCCTACCGCTCGGTCCAAGGTTTGGAAGATGCTTGGTTTTTATCAACCCAGCTCAAGCTTAGTAAAGGTGATAGTCAGGCCAGCTTACTCCAGATCAAAGACTTACTCGAAAAGCGTAATACTAGCCAACCCACTAATAAACCGACCTGTGGTTCCGTGTTTAAGAATCCGCCCGGTGATTATGCTGCACGGCTGATTGAAGCCTGCGGCTTGAAAGGCTACCAAATCGGCGGGGCAATCGTCTCGGAAAAACACGCAAATTTTATTGTTAACCAAGGTAACGCCAGTGCAGTTGATATTGAAACCCTCATTGAACATATTCAAAATCAGGTGCATAGCCAATTCGGTATTAGCCTGCAAACCGAAGTCTGTCGAGTAGGTGAAGGATTATGA
- a CDS encoding D-alanine--D-alanine ligase — MKPLQVKHPDAFGKVAVLMGGTAAEREVSLRSGNAVLQALQQQGIDAVGIDIVASPIAALAAVKIDRVFNIIHGRGGEDGVLQALLEILNLPYTGSGVLASALTMDKLRTKLCWQGMGLKTPPWYVLETEQDIDACINKLGFPVIVKPAQEGSSIGMSKAENRAELLAAVRLAQQYGCDVYAERWITGQEFTVAVLQGQALPVIRLETPHAFYDFDAKYRANTTQYHCPCGLTAQREHALQALAVTACQGLKVSGWARVDVFIDENDCSQLIEVNTVPGMTDHSLVPMAAKAAGIDFGELVWRILETSLVT, encoded by the coding sequence ATGAAGCCCTTACAAGTCAAACACCCGGATGCCTTTGGCAAAGTAGCCGTCTTAATGGGAGGCACAGCTGCAGAACGGGAAGTATCTCTACGTAGTGGTAACGCAGTTTTACAGGCCTTACAACAGCAAGGTATCGATGCCGTCGGTATTGATATTGTTGCCAGTCCAATAGCCGCTTTAGCCGCAGTCAAGATTGATAGAGTTTTTAACATCATTCATGGCCGGGGCGGTGAGGATGGCGTTTTACAGGCATTATTGGAAATTTTAAACCTGCCTTATACCGGGTCAGGCGTACTGGCGTCCGCATTGACTATGGATAAACTGCGCACCAAACTGTGCTGGCAAGGTATGGGTCTCAAAACGCCGCCCTGGTATGTGCTGGAAACAGAACAAGATATCGATGCCTGTATTAACAAATTAGGTTTTCCGGTAATCGTTAAACCGGCCCAGGAAGGTTCCAGCATAGGCATGAGCAAAGCGGAAAATCGTGCCGAACTATTGGCAGCCGTACGTTTGGCTCAGCAGTATGGTTGCGATGTCTATGCCGAACGTTGGATAACTGGTCAAGAATTTACTGTTGCAGTATTACAGGGTCAAGCATTACCGGTGATTAGGCTGGAAACACCCCATGCATTCTACGATTTTGATGCCAAATATCGGGCCAACACTACCCAATATCATTGTCCTTGCGGCTTAACGGCACAGCGTGAACACGCGTTACAGGCATTGGCCGTCACTGCCTGTCAGGGGCTTAAAGTCAGCGGCTGGGCCAGGGTTGATGTATTTATCGATGAAAATGATTGTTCGCAATTGATAGAGGTCAACACTGTGCCAGGCATGACCGATCATAGTCTGGTGCCGATGGCGGCAAAGGCAGCGGGTATCGACTTTGGCGAACTGGTTTGGCGCATATTGGAAACCAGTCTGGTAACTTGA
- a CDS encoding cell division protein FtsQ/DivIB, with product MAKFKYSILIICILAEFWLGWRQISDQGVYNKPIRYVKVEGAFQYISKDKLQQLLTPQMQRGYYHADMDEIHHVLQTLPLVDKVDVKRVWPDAVYIKIIERKPVVRWGSNALLTKQGEILYPDNIENFKNLPLITGPEGQEAKLLEIMKGVYIALKDKSLQLAEFHVNERRAWRIKLATGLEMQLGRKSPLENMQRFLKTMDLLGEEQLAMMASVDTRYPNGYAVTWKPGTPEIDWKAIIEKTKT from the coding sequence ATGGCGAAGTTCAAATATTCAATACTGATCATCTGCATACTGGCTGAGTTCTGGTTAGGCTGGCGGCAAATCAGCGATCAGGGCGTTTATAACAAACCGATACGTTATGTCAAAGTTGAGGGCGCGTTCCAGTATATCAGCAAGGATAAGCTGCAACAGCTACTGACACCGCAAATGCAGCGCGGTTATTACCACGCCGATATGGATGAGATTCATCATGTACTGCAGACATTGCCCTTGGTGGATAAAGTTGATGTGAAACGAGTTTGGCCGGATGCGGTGTACATCAAAATCATAGAACGTAAGCCGGTAGTGCGTTGGGGCAGCAATGCTTTACTGACCAAACAAGGCGAAATTTTGTATCCGGATAATATCGAAAACTTTAAAAATTTGCCGTTGATTACCGGGCCAGAAGGGCAGGAAGCCAAATTGCTGGAGATAATGAAAGGAGTTTATATCGCTTTAAAAGATAAATCTTTGCAATTAGCCGAGTTTCACGTGAATGAACGCAGAGCATGGCGCATTAAACTGGCAACTGGCTTGGAAATGCAGTTGGGCCGTAAGTCTCCGTTGGAGAATATGCAACGCTTTTTAAAGACTATGGATTTATTAGGAGAGGAACAACTAGCCATGATGGCAAGTGTTGATACTCGTTATCCAAACGGTTACGCCGTCACCTGGAAACCAGGAACGCCGGAAATAGATTGGAAAGCAATTATTGAAAAAACAAAAACCTGA
- the ftsA gene encoding cell division protein FtsA yields the protein MAKKTDRNLLVGLDIGTSKVAAIVGEYRGGDEIEVIGIGTAPSKGLKKGIVVNLESTVHSIQRAIEEAELMAGCQIKSVFAGIAGSHIKSLNSHGIVAIKEKEVTQHDIDRVIDSARAVAIPADQKILHILPQEFVIDQQEGIKEPIGMSGIRLEAKVHMVTSSVSAEQNIVKCIRKCNLDVDDIVLEQLASCSAVLTDDEKDLGVCLIDIGGGTTDLAIFSEGAIKHTAVIPIAGDQVTNDIAVALRTPTKNAEDIKRKYACALTQLADTQLMINVPSIGDREPRKISAQNLAEIVEPRYEELMLLVQAELRRSGYEDLIAAGMVITGGSSQVKGLIELAEEIFHMPVRVGVPQYVSGLTDVAQNPIYSTAVGLLLYGKDHHGRSLGGGDNGAGLFSKIKNWFQGNF from the coding sequence ATGGCCAAAAAAACAGACAGAAATTTATTAGTGGGACTGGATATCGGAACCAGCAAAGTTGCTGCCATTGTCGGTGAGTACCGGGGTGGCGATGAAATTGAAGTAATCGGCATCGGTACGGCACCGTCTAAAGGCTTGAAAAAAGGCATTGTCGTTAACCTGGAATCAACCGTCCACTCCATTCAGCGAGCTATCGAAGAAGCAGAGCTAATGGCAGGTTGCCAAATTAAATCGGTATTTGCCGGTATTGCCGGCAGCCACATTAAAAGCCTTAATTCTCACGGCATAGTGGCAATTAAGGAAAAAGAAGTTACTCAGCACGATATCGACAGAGTTATCGATTCGGCCAGAGCCGTGGCAATACCTGCGGATCAGAAAATTTTGCATATCCTGCCTCAAGAATTTGTCATCGATCAGCAGGAAGGCATCAAAGAACCGATAGGCATGTCCGGTATTCGACTGGAAGCTAAAGTGCATATGGTCACCAGCAGCGTCAGTGCCGAACAGAACATCGTTAAATGTATTCGAAAGTGCAATCTCGATGTCGATGACATTGTGCTGGAGCAATTGGCATCGTGTTCCGCGGTACTCACCGATGATGAGAAGGACCTTGGCGTATGTTTGATCGATATTGGCGGTGGCACCACCGATCTGGCAATTTTTTCCGAAGGTGCAATCAAGCACACAGCGGTAATACCGATAGCCGGTGATCAGGTAACCAACGACATAGCAGTAGCCTTGCGGACACCGACTAAAAATGCCGAAGACATCAAGCGTAAATACGCCTGTGCGCTCACCCAATTGGCCGATACCCAGCTAATGATCAATGTACCTAGTATTGGCGATCGGGAGCCGCGCAAAATTTCGGCACAAAATCTGGCGGAAATTGTCGAGCCGCGTTACGAAGAATTAATGCTGTTGGTACAGGCAGAACTGCGGCGCAGCGGCTACGAAGATTTAATCGCCGCCGGTATGGTCATCACTGGCGGTAGTTCTCAGGTAAAAGGATTGATAGAGCTGGCAGAAGAAATTTTCCATATGCCGGTACGGGTCGGGGTGCCGCAATATGTGTCAGGCTTGACGGATGTTGCACAGAACCCGATATATTCGACTGCGGTCGGGTTGTTGCTGTATGGCAAGGATCATCATGGTCGGTCTTTAGGGGGGGGTGATAATGGTGCAGGATTGTTTTCGAAAATCAAAAACTGGTTTCAGGGTAACTTTTAA
- the ftsZ gene encoding cell division protein FtsZ translates to MKYQLMDNSGNAVIKVIGVGGGGGNAVNHMVNIGIDGVQFISANTDAQALKQMNVETVVQLGVDLTKGLGAGTRPDVGRAAAEETRERIREVLDGADMVFLTAGMGGGTGTGAITVFAEIAKELGVLTVAVVSKPFDFEGSKKKAVAENGLRELEKLVDSLIIIPNQKLLPTLGNNRSLVESFRVANDVLLDAVQGITELITHPGLMNVDFADVKTVMSNMGSAIMGSGIASGENRARLAAEKAIACPLLEDINLQGARGILVNVTSNGDLGLNEFEEIGSIMHDFASEDADIKIGMAVNPSMGNEIKVTVVATGMGEKIKANAPIKLVQKVAAGEVNYDQLEKPTVIRQQRQEGGRETRETRFGAQPRNDMDLEYLDVPAFLRRQAD, encoded by the coding sequence ATGAAATACCAATTAATGGATAACAGTGGTAATGCAGTAATTAAGGTTATTGGCGTTGGCGGCGGCGGCGGTAATGCCGTCAATCACATGGTCAATATCGGTATTGATGGCGTACAGTTTATTAGTGCGAATACTGACGCGCAAGCATTAAAGCAAATGAATGTAGAGACTGTCGTGCAGTTGGGTGTTGACTTAACTAAAGGACTGGGAGCAGGTACCCGTCCGGATGTAGGCCGAGCGGCAGCAGAAGAAACCCGTGAACGCATCCGAGAAGTATTGGATGGTGCGGATATGGTGTTTTTAACGGCAGGCATGGGCGGCGGTACCGGTACCGGCGCAATTACCGTTTTTGCCGAAATAGCTAAAGAATTGGGTGTATTAACCGTAGCAGTTGTGTCGAAACCTTTCGATTTTGAAGGCAGCAAGAAAAAAGCCGTTGCCGAAAATGGCTTGCGGGAATTGGAAAAACTGGTTGATTCCTTAATCATTATTCCCAACCAGAAATTATTGCCCACTTTAGGCAATAATCGCTCTTTAGTTGAATCTTTCCGGGTAGCCAATGATGTATTATTGGATGCAGTGCAAGGTATCACCGAGCTGATTACCCATCCGGGCCTGATGAACGTGGATTTTGCCGATGTCAAAACCGTTATGTCCAATATGGGTAGCGCAATTATGGGTTCCGGAATTGCAAGTGGTGAAAATCGCGCCCGTCTGGCTGCCGAAAAAGCCATTGCCTGTCCCTTACTGGAAGATATCAATTTGCAAGGTGCGCGCGGCATTCTGGTTAATGTCACCTCAAATGGTGATCTGGGCCTGAATGAATTTGAAGAAATCGGCAGCATCATGCACGATTTCGCCTCCGAAGATGCCGACATCAAAATCGGTATGGCGGTCAATCCTAGCATGGGTAACGAAATTAAAGTGACAGTAGTCGCAACTGGCATGGGTGAAAAAATCAAAGCTAACGCGCCCATTAAATTGGTGCAAAAAGTAGCGGCCGGCGAAGTCAATTATGATCAACTGGAAAAACCCACCGTCATTCGTCAACAAAGACAGGAAGGTGGTAGAGAAACCCGGGAAACCCGGTTTGGCGCCCAGCCTAGAAATGATATGGATTTGGAATACTTGGATGTTCCGGCTTTTTTGAGACGACAAGCCGATTAA
- the lpxC gene encoding UDP-3-O-acyl-N-acetylglucosamine deacetylase encodes MIKQRTLKNSIRATGVGLHTGDKVYLTLHPSEPNTGIRFRRVDLDVPVMIAARPENVGETKLSTTLVRDGVKVSTVEHLLSALAGLGIDNAIVDVSAAEVPIMDGSAGPFVFLLQSAGVVEQDEPKQYIRIKRAIRVEDGDKWAAFEPFDGFKVSFTIDFEHPAFSEHLKTAVMDFSSTTFVKEVSRARTFGFMKDIEFLRENNLALGGSLDNAIVVDEDKVLNEDGLRYADEFVKHKILDAIGDLYLLGYSLIGEYQGFKSGHALNNKLLLTLLNDKDAWEMVSFEEADQAPISFMRSAQTPIPAAK; translated from the coding sequence ATGATTAAACAGCGTACATTAAAAAACAGCATACGCGCCACAGGCGTTGGATTACATACAGGCGACAAGGTTTACTTGACCCTGCACCCTTCTGAACCCAATACCGGTATTCGGTTTCGGCGTGTTGACCTGGACGTACCAGTGATGATAGCAGCCCGTCCGGAAAATGTTGGAGAAACCAAACTCTCTACCACCTTAGTCCGTGATGGAGTCAAAGTCTCTACCGTTGAGCATTTATTGTCTGCCTTGGCTGGTTTGGGTATAGATAATGCTATTGTCGATGTCAGTGCCGCCGAAGTGCCTATCATGGATGGCAGTGCCGGTCCTTTTGTGTTTTTATTGCAATCGGCAGGTGTGGTGGAACAGGATGAGCCCAAACAGTACATCCGCATCAAACGTGCTATCAGAGTTGAAGACGGTGACAAATGGGCCGCATTTGAACCATTTGATGGTTTTAAAGTGAGTTTTACCATTGATTTCGAACACCCGGCTTTTTCTGAGCATCTCAAAACAGCCGTGATGGATTTTTCCTCAACCACTTTTGTTAAAGAAGTGAGTCGGGCTCGCACCTTTGGCTTTATGAAAGATATCGAATTCCTGCGGGAAAACAATCTGGCATTGGGCGGTAGCCTGGATAACGCCATCGTTGTTGATGAAGACAAAGTATTGAATGAAGACGGCTTGCGCTATGCAGACGAATTCGTCAAACATAAAATTCTGGATGCAATAGGTGATTTATATCTATTAGGTTATAGCCTGATCGGCGAATATCAAGGCTTCAAATCCGGCCATGCCCTTAATAATAAATTGTTATTGACCTTGTTAAACGACAAGGATGCCTGGGAAATGGTTTCGTTTGAAGAAGCCGACCAAGCCCCGATCTCCTTTATGCGCTCGGCACAAACCCCCATCCCTGCCGCCAAATAA
- a CDS encoding DciA family protein, with amino-acid sequence MGNFKKYVFKSILDFEIRPLLVTQETIKIQKQLVSAVKEVLPDELAKHVQHCVHSGQRLLIYTEAACWAAQIRFFNEAILNKMIGAAQQNITSLQVRIIPPIAGQPRTQQTSLPSAANIAMLHQHLQNQTEPDELGQAMSRLADTLEKRLKTRR; translated from the coding sequence ATGGGTAACTTTAAAAAATACGTCTTCAAATCAATCCTGGACTTTGAGATAAGGCCATTACTGGTAACTCAGGAAACCATCAAAATCCAAAAACAGCTGGTTTCAGCAGTGAAAGAGGTATTGCCGGACGAACTTGCCAAGCATGTTCAACATTGCGTCCATTCAGGCCAACGCCTGTTGATTTATACCGAAGCGGCTTGCTGGGCTGCGCAAATCCGTTTTTTTAATGAGGCTATTCTAAACAAAATGATTGGAGCTGCACAGCAAAACATCACCAGCCTGCAAGTGAGGATTATTCCCCCCATTGCCGGACAGCCCAGAACTCAGCAGACCAGTTTGCCCTCTGCGGCTAATATTGCCATGTTGCACCAGCATTTACAGAATCAAACCGAACCCGATGAGTTGGGGCAAGCGATGTCGCGACTGGCCGATACTTTGGAAAAGCGCCTAAAAACCCGACGCTAA
- a CDS encoding NAD(P)H-dependent oxidoreductase subunit E: protein MKEFIQAIIAESGGQAERLLDMLRVIQNRYRFIPAAAIDQLADTLNVSRSQIIAVVEFYSFFHLNAQGRYDILFSDSITDRMLGKTELLEYLANLLHVKVGEVRADGLVSLNNTSCTGLCDQGPAALINGLAVSALDCAKLTEIAGLIEQQIPLSEWPESLFAVADNIRKPGLLLQTPITNGAALQAAFARGLPTTLTELERSGLRGRGGAGFKTALKWRLCAEADSDQHFVVCNADEGEPGTFKDRVLLNSQAHQVFEGMTLCAAIIGAKQGFLYLRGEYQFLYDKLQQVLQQRRQQGLLGDNILNQHFDFDIQIRLGAGAYICGEESALIESLEGKPGIPRNRPPYPVIQGYLGKPTVVNNVETFLAAAAIAVHGADWFTAAGTEKSAGSKILSISGDCGLPGIYEYPFGSTIREILADCQAQDVLGVQVGGPSGVFISDQELDRKLAFEDLASGGSFMIFNQSRNIFAIVQNFSHFFAHESCGFCTPCRVGTALLKQQFDKIVNGYGSAGDVAELEALCRLVKNYSHCGLGQTAANPIISTLERYPELYQAQLKNISYEPGFDLDAALAVARRMAHRDDPAAHLLQVEE, encoded by the coding sequence ATGAAAGAATTTATTCAGGCAATTATTGCAGAGTCTGGGGGGCAAGCCGAAAGGCTGCTGGACATGCTCAGAGTCATACAGAATCGTTACCGGTTCATTCCGGCTGCAGCCATAGATCAACTGGCGGACACTTTAAATGTTTCCAGAAGCCAAATCATCGCCGTAGTGGAATTCTACAGTTTTTTTCATTTAAACGCACAAGGCCGCTACGATATCTTGTTCAGCGATTCCATCACGGATCGTATGTTGGGTAAAACAGAGTTACTCGAATATTTGGCTAACTTATTACATGTTAAAGTTGGTGAAGTTCGCGCAGACGGTCTGGTCAGCCTAAATAACACCTCCTGCACCGGTCTCTGTGATCAAGGGCCCGCCGCGCTTATCAATGGTTTAGCGGTATCTGCACTCGACTGCGCCAAACTCACCGAAATTGCCGGCTTGATAGAGCAGCAAATACCCCTGTCAGAATGGCCTGAGTCATTGTTTGCCGTCGCTGATAATATTCGTAAACCCGGATTGTTGCTGCAAACACCCATTACAAACGGAGCGGCACTCCAAGCTGCTTTTGCCAGAGGCTTGCCGACAACCTTGACCGAACTGGAACGGTCCGGCTTGCGTGGACGGGGTGGGGCTGGCTTTAAAACCGCATTGAAATGGCGTTTGTGTGCTGAAGCAGACAGCGATCAGCATTTTGTGGTGTGTAATGCCGACGAAGGTGAGCCAGGAACGTTCAAGGACAGAGTCTTGCTCAATAGCCAGGCCCATCAGGTTTTTGAAGGGATGACGCTTTGTGCGGCCATCATTGGTGCCAAACAAGGGTTTTTGTATTTGCGTGGCGAATACCAGTTTCTGTATGACAAATTGCAGCAGGTTTTGCAACAGCGCCGTCAGCAAGGCTTACTGGGCGATAATATCCTCAACCAGCATTTTGATTTTGACATTCAAATTCGATTAGGCGCCGGCGCCTATATATGTGGAGAAGAATCCGCCCTGATCGAATCTCTGGAAGGTAAGCCCGGCATACCGCGTAACCGGCCACCGTATCCAGTCATTCAAGGCTATTTAGGTAAACCAACAGTAGTGAATAATGTCGAAACCTTTCTGGCGGCAGCTGCAATTGCCGTGCACGGTGCCGACTGGTTTACGGCAGCCGGCACCGAAAAATCGGCAGGCAGCAAGATATTAAGCATCAGTGGGGATTGCGGTTTACCCGGCATTTATGAATATCCGTTTGGCAGCACCATCCGGGAAATACTGGCAGACTGCCAGGCCCAAGATGTCCTTGGCGTGCAGGTGGGAGGGCCTTCCGGTGTATTTATCTCTGATCAGGAGCTGGATAGAAAACTGGCTTTCGAAGATTTGGCCAGCGGCGGCTCATTCATGATCTTTAACCAAAGTCGCAATATTTTTGCAATCGTCCAGAATTTCAGTCATTTCTTTGCCCATGAAAGCTGCGGATTCTGCACACCCTGCCGGGTAGGCACTGCATTGTTAAAACAGCAGTTTGACAAAATAGTCAACGGTTATGGTTCTGCCGGCGATGTCGCCGAATTAGAGGCCTTATGCCGCTTAGTAAAAAACTATAGCCATTGCGGACTTGGTCAAACTGCAGCCAACCCAATAATCAGCACTCTGGAGCGCTATCCTGAACTGTATCAGGCCCAATTAAAAAATATTAGTTATGAGCCGGGGTTTGATCTGGATGCTGCTTTGGCCGTTGCCCGGCGCATGGCGCACCGCGATGATCCGGCAGCGCATCTGTTGCAAGTGGAGGAATGA